One genomic window of Paenibacillus xylanilyticus includes the following:
- a CDS encoding DUF418 domain-containing protein, with protein sequence MLYTEVIELIINKKRVQLIDGLRGFSLVGIVLANMLIFQYGLFGESEPQLFGIKGTDLAFHSFLNITVVGSFMPIFAFMFGFGMIKLSDSLKTRGLRPKCHLARRFLLLLIIGLLHSTFLWEGDILAFYGVTGFLLLMFLNRKPKTLFVWAIILLTIAGLLGLPSSDSSDPMAATSQGMINYIVQSQDIYGNGSYMEIKDFRNNADPFAEMGSNFILLVIVLAPIITLPMFLLGMRSARIGTFDNPQAMRRTYYRRTAVLVPVGLLLKAYGVLAPQLGAESWLGTGIGSTLGGMLLALGYIYAFALLYTGKQRSALMARFEAVGRLSLTNYLMQSVICTSIFYGYGLGLFGHAGVFVGALIAVAVYCIQLWLSPIYLKKFRSGPLEYILRIWTYLSWRGQPKKKRQKPRYTLEGEANSLKSEQGYTG encoded by the coding sequence ATGCTGTATACAGAGGTGATTGAATTGATTATTAATAAAAAGCGCGTTCAATTAATCGATGGACTGCGCGGATTCAGCCTGGTAGGCATTGTATTGGCGAATATGTTGATTTTTCAATACGGTCTGTTTGGTGAGAGCGAACCGCAATTGTTTGGGATTAAAGGGACGGACTTGGCTTTTCATTCATTCCTGAATATCACGGTGGTCGGCAGCTTCATGCCAATCTTCGCGTTTATGTTCGGATTCGGGATGATTAAGCTATCGGATAGTTTGAAAACAAGGGGACTAAGGCCGAAATGTCATCTAGCCCGCCGTTTTCTGCTTCTATTGATTATCGGGCTGCTGCACTCGACATTTCTGTGGGAAGGGGACATATTGGCATTTTACGGAGTTACTGGTTTCTTACTGTTGATGTTCCTGAACCGGAAGCCAAAAACGTTATTCGTATGGGCCATCATACTACTTACGATTGCAGGGCTTCTTGGTCTCCCGTCTTCTGATTCGTCAGACCCGATGGCTGCTACGTCACAGGGCATGATCAACTACATTGTGCAGAGCCAGGATATATACGGTAACGGCAGCTATATGGAGATCAAGGACTTTCGCAATAATGCCGATCCATTTGCGGAAATGGGATCAAATTTCATCTTGCTTGTTATCGTGTTGGCCCCGATCATCACGCTGCCGATGTTTTTGCTCGGCATGCGTTCCGCCAGAATCGGAACATTTGACAACCCACAAGCAATGAGACGTACATACTATCGCCGCACAGCGGTCCTCGTTCCGGTGGGACTGTTGCTTAAAGCATACGGCGTATTAGCCCCGCAGCTGGGTGCAGAAAGCTGGCTCGGTACCGGTATTGGATCAACACTTGGAGGTATGCTGCTTGCACTGGGCTACATTTACGCTTTTGCACTCCTGTATACGGGAAAACAACGTTCTGCTCTAATGGCAAGGTTTGAGGCGGTCGGCCGTCTCTCGCTCACGAATTATCTAATGCAAAGTGTAATATGTACGTCGATTTTCTATGGATATGGGCTTGGACTGTTTGGGCATGCTGGCGTGTTCGTTGGGGCGCTGATCGCTGTTGCTGTTTATTGCATTCAGTTGTGGTTAAGCCCAATTTATCTCAAGAAGTTCCGGAGTGGCCCCCTGGAATACATTCTGCGCATCTGGACGTATCTGTCCTGGAGAGGGCAACCGAAAAAGAAGAGACAAAAGCCACGGTATACGTTAGAAGGGGAGGCAAACTCGCTTAAATCTGAACAAGGATATACAGGTTGA
- a CDS encoding response regulator transcription factor, whose translation MNSAKILIVDDEKAIVQMIEFVLRKEGFEDIYTADNAEEGMRLLAEYGADIILLDVMLPDRTGFELGPQIRAQSDAHLIYLTARATDLDRLTGFAVGGDDYVTKPFNPLEIAARIKARLRRGIAESTVQSLATPNADPRQRYDFGGFILDERAGELIVGDQNMPCPAQAYQLLLFLCRNPNIVFSKSQLYESVWGFDGLGDDNTVMVHVRKIRERIEPDPSSPRYLLTVRGLGYKLVKGDYV comes from the coding sequence ATGAATTCTGCAAAAATTCTAATCGTGGACGACGAAAAAGCCATCGTGCAGATGATCGAGTTCGTACTGCGCAAGGAAGGCTTCGAGGATATCTATACAGCAGACAATGCGGAAGAAGGAATGCGTCTTTTAGCGGAATATGGCGCTGACATTATCCTGCTCGACGTGATGCTGCCTGACCGCACTGGTTTTGAGCTTGGACCGCAGATTCGGGCACAATCTGACGCACATCTGATCTATTTGACCGCTCGAGCAACAGATCTGGATAGACTGACGGGCTTTGCTGTAGGTGGCGACGATTATGTTACCAAGCCGTTCAATCCCCTGGAGATAGCAGCCCGAATTAAAGCACGCTTGAGACGAGGAATTGCCGAATCAACAGTCCAATCGTTAGCAACACCTAACGCGGATCCACGTCAACGATATGATTTCGGCGGTTTTATTCTTGATGAACGCGCAGGCGAGCTGATTGTTGGCGACCAAAACATGCCGTGCCCTGCCCAAGCCTACCAACTGCTGCTGTTCCTGTGCCGCAATCCAAACATTGTCTTCTCCAAATCCCAACTGTATGAATCAGTCTGGGGCTTCGACGGACTTGGCGACGATAATACGGTCATGGTTCATGTCCGAAAAATACGCGAACGCATTGAGCCCGATCCGAGCTCACCACGTTATCTTTTGACTGTTCGGGGTCTCGGATATAAGCTCGTGAAGGGCGACTACGTATGA
- a CDS encoding sensor histidine kinase, with amino-acid sequence MKKQAKKIHSRFTRRLGLHFTIQFFTIWLLVLAIVLISLFTIMYHIGNEQLKTDIPSDVLDSLAIETTIEGDSVELPSFWPAQLEQKGYWLQIVNESGREVYNLNVPEDVPEQYSAADLLRISDTRKLNEYQVTTLYEEILGDRNLYLLGRKDVDGTKLEEWYKLYSENGKVPDSAARILENEVKSMGVSLVVLNKSGHIVQSFGFPSGHEEYGAFALIQMSQQPAKSKIDVSYHYDPASQYTWLIERPREEAESSNQPILRTMLIVLVTIGLAILLLSLGLAVWHGYRYGGPLLLFMRGFERMGRGEYEEVFTEKERKKIFSRKGRFRARYKLYHEVIAGFSEMADKLAFARNERLRLEQSREEWMTGISHDLRTPLTTVQGYGHLLESGQFSWSEDELREVGGTIREKSTYMLELLQDFSLTFELKNHTPGEKLEPLELNEFVRRAVLRYVNDATLQNVVFDFEESPASLPILANSKWFQRLLDNLISNAVKHNPPGTEITLSVISEGELAFIIVRDNGVGMDAETQSRLFDRYYRGTNTDEGSDGAGLGMSIAYAVVAAHKGTILVESSIGEGTMIKLTFPRLASPDSNSKPETHL; translated from the coding sequence ATGAAAAAGCAAGCCAAAAAGATACATAGCCGCTTTACGAGGCGTTTGGGGTTACATTTTACCATCCAGTTCTTCACCATTTGGCTGTTGGTTCTCGCCATCGTATTAATTTCTTTATTCACCATTATGTATCACATAGGTAACGAACAGCTGAAGACCGACATTCCTTCAGATGTACTGGATTCACTGGCGATTGAAACCACGATCGAAGGCGACAGCGTGGAACTTCCTTCTTTCTGGCCAGCCCAGCTTGAACAAAAGGGATATTGGCTCCAGATTGTCAACGAAAGTGGTCGGGAAGTTTATAATCTAAACGTACCTGAAGACGTGCCGGAGCAGTACTCTGCTGCTGATCTACTGCGCATCAGTGACACTAGAAAGCTGAATGAATACCAAGTTACAACCTTATATGAAGAAATTCTGGGTGACCGAAATCTCTATCTGCTCGGGCGGAAAGACGTGGACGGAACGAAGCTTGAAGAGTGGTACAAACTATACTCCGAGAATGGAAAGGTTCCGGACTCCGCGGCTAGAATATTAGAAAATGAAGTGAAATCAATGGGAGTTTCACTTGTTGTTCTAAACAAGAGCGGTCATATTGTTCAGAGCTTCGGTTTCCCTTCAGGCCATGAGGAATACGGGGCCTTCGCTCTGATTCAAATGAGCCAGCAACCAGCCAAATCCAAGATCGACGTATCCTATCATTATGACCCCGCTTCCCAATATACATGGCTGATTGAGCGACCACGAGAGGAAGCAGAATCAAGTAACCAGCCGATATTGCGTACCATGCTAATCGTGTTGGTTACCATCGGCTTAGCGATTTTATTGCTGTCCCTTGGTCTTGCTGTCTGGCACGGCTACCGGTACGGCGGTCCCCTGCTATTGTTCATGAGGGGTTTCGAGCGAATGGGCCGGGGCGAGTACGAGGAGGTTTTTACCGAGAAAGAACGCAAGAAAATTTTCAGCAGAAAAGGCCGTTTTCGTGCCCGTTATAAGCTATACCATGAGGTTATCGCAGGCTTCTCTGAAATGGCAGATAAATTAGCCTTTGCCCGTAATGAACGCCTGCGTCTCGAGCAATCACGCGAAGAATGGATGACCGGCATTTCCCATGATCTACGTACACCACTTACAACCGTTCAGGGTTACGGGCACCTGCTAGAGAGTGGACAGTTCAGCTGGAGTGAGGATGAACTGAGAGAGGTTGGAGGCACAATCCGCGAAAAGAGTACATATATGCTGGAACTGCTGCAGGACTTCTCGCTTACATTTGAACTGAAAAATCATACGCCAGGTGAAAAGCTGGAGCCGCTTGAACTTAATGAATTCGTTCGACGTGCCGTTCTACGCTATGTTAACGATGCAACGCTGCAAAACGTGGTTTTCGATTTCGAAGAAAGCCCGGCTTCTCTTCCTATTTTAGCCAATTCAAAATGGTTCCAACGTTTGCTCGATAACTTGATCTCCAACGCTGTCAAGCATAACCCGCCAGGAACGGAAATCACACTGAGCGTTATAAGCGAAGGCGAGCTTGCCTTCATTATCGTCCGTGACAATGGGGTAGGTATGGACGCGGAGACGCAGTCCCGTCTCTTCGATCGTTATTACCGAGGGACCAACACCGACGAGGGAAGTGATGGCGCGGGACTTGGTATGAGCATCGCTTACGCAGTGGTGGCCGCGCACAAAGGCACGATCTTGGTAGAGTCCAGTATTGGCGAAGGTACGATGATCAAACTCACATTCCCTAGACTTGCATCTCCCGATAGCAACAGTAAACCGGAAACTCATCTCTAA
- a CDS encoding aldo/keto reductase family protein, with protein sequence MKYRRLGRSGLKVSEIGLGSWLTYGSATSEEAARACMHQAYELGINFFDTSNSYPGAEQVMGSTLKQYPRSSYVLATKLFFPQGPGPNDRGLSRKHIIEQCEASLKRLGTDYIDLYQCHRFDSETPIDETLRALDDLQAQGKILYAGVSEWTAAQIAEASGIGKRLNLRPIISNQPIYNMFERYIEREGIIEQCEQEGLGLIVFSPLAQGVLTGKYKPGQQIPVGTRASNDQTNGVINSYLREDVLQCTAQLTELANELGATLSQFALAWILRQSAVSSAIIGSSRPTQIEENIKATELELPSEIIERTEKILSSISHFAPLR encoded by the coding sequence TTGAAGTACAGAAGACTGGGCAGAAGCGGATTGAAAGTGAGCGAAATCGGATTGGGGAGCTGGCTGACCTACGGATCGGCTACATCGGAGGAAGCAGCACGTGCCTGCATGCATCAGGCATATGAACTGGGCATTAACTTTTTCGATACATCCAATTCCTATCCGGGTGCGGAGCAGGTAATGGGCAGTACATTGAAGCAGTATCCACGCAGCAGTTACGTACTGGCTACAAAGCTCTTTTTCCCACAAGGACCGGGTCCAAACGATCGTGGATTGTCCCGCAAACATATTATAGAGCAGTGCGAAGCGAGCTTAAAGCGATTAGGTACCGATTATATTGATTTGTATCAATGCCACCGCTTTGATTCCGAAACACCAATTGATGAAACGCTTAGGGCATTAGATGACTTGCAGGCACAGGGCAAAATATTGTATGCGGGTGTCAGCGAATGGACCGCAGCACAGATTGCGGAAGCCTCCGGGATCGGCAAACGCCTGAATCTGCGTCCAATCATATCCAATCAGCCGATTTACAACATGTTTGAACGTTATATCGAGAGAGAAGGTATTATTGAACAATGTGAGCAGGAAGGACTGGGACTTATCGTATTTTCTCCATTAGCACAAGGTGTGTTGACGGGCAAATACAAACCTGGACAGCAGATTCCAGTAGGAACAAGGGCTTCCAATGATCAAACCAATGGGGTTATCAACAGTTACTTACGTGAAGATGTGCTCCAATGTACTGCACAGCTAACGGAACTGGCCAATGAGCTTGGGGCAACGTTATCCCAGTTTGCTCTGGCATGGATTCTGCGTCAGTCTGCTGTAAGTTCGGCCATCATCGGCTCCAGTAGACCGACACAAATAGAAGAGAACATCAAAGCAACCGAACTGGAACTACCTTCTGAGATCATCGAACGAACGGAGAAGATTCTATCGTCAATCAGCCATTTTGCACCGTTGAGATAG
- a CDS encoding MerR family transcriptional regulator — protein MEFTIKQVAERTQLPPSTLRFYDRAGLMPLLKKTEYGTRQYSEMDICWLELVRCLKDSGMSLEDIKAFMLLCLEGSSTSEQRKVMLEQHRQNILKQLDVLNCSLGTIDYKLEHYNEIGIFHIDSK, from the coding sequence TTGGAATTTACGATTAAACAAGTCGCGGAACGCACCCAATTACCGCCTTCCACGTTACGCTTCTATGACCGGGCAGGTTTAATGCCTTTGTTGAAAAAGACAGAATACGGCACCCGCCAATATTCCGAAATGGATATCTGCTGGCTGGAGTTAGTCCGCTGCCTGAAGGACAGCGGCATGTCCCTGGAGGATATCAAAGCATTTATGCTGTTATGCCTGGAGGGTTCTTCCACGAGTGAACAGCGAAAGGTTATGCTGGAGCAGCATCGACAAAATATACTGAAACAACTGGATGTGCTGAACTGCAGTCTTGGTACCATTGACTATAAGCTGGAGCATTATAATGAAATTGGCATCTTTCACATCGACTCCAAATAG
- a CDS encoding YkvA family protein, with product MKQIKWIDKVKAMAREIKRNVFVLYLAYKDPRVSWYAKLFAVGVVAYAFSPIDLIPDFIPVLGYLDDLIIVPLGITIALKLIPQEVIRDCRDKAEEIRKKGKPTNWITGGLFILVWIVFAVWIGSICYKFFT from the coding sequence ATGAAACAAATAAAATGGATCGATAAAGTAAAAGCCATGGCAAGAGAGATCAAACGGAATGTATTCGTCTTGTACCTGGCGTACAAGGATCCTCGGGTATCTTGGTATGCAAAATTATTTGCGGTCGGCGTAGTAGCTTATGCCTTCAGTCCAATAGACCTGATCCCTGATTTTATACCTGTACTTGGGTATCTTGATGACCTGATTATAGTGCCCCTCGGCATTACAATAGCCTTGAAGCTGATTCCTCAAGAAGTCATCCGGGATTGCAGAGACAAAGCGGAGGAGATCCGAAAGAAAGGTAAACCCACGAATTGGATTACAGGAGGATTGTTTATCCTTGTGTGGATCGTCTTTGCCGTCTGGATTGGTTCGATCTGCTATAAATTTTTCACCTAA
- a CDS encoding lipoprotein, whose product MPSPMRKMIFLIFFVSTLTACTA is encoded by the coding sequence ATGCCGTCACCGATGAGGAAGATGATATTCTTGATTTTTTTTGTCTCTACACTAACCGCTTGTACCGCGTGA
- a CDS encoding alkaline phosphatase: MFLIGDGMGTAYTSAYRYMKDDPSTKIMEKTVFDPYLVGAQMTYPDDNTQNVTDSASAATAMSAGVKTYNAAIAVDNDHTEVKTVLEQAKENGKSTGLVATSEITHATPAAFGAHDISRKNMDAIADDYYDELINGEHKVDVLLGGGKSNFVRDDRDLTREFEQAGFSYVTDRSALLKDTNKQILGLFADGGMDKLIDRTSETPSLAEMTTTAIDRLSSNENGFFLMVEGSQIDWAGHDNDIVGAMSEMEDFAAAFEAAIDFAKEDGETLVVATADHSTGGLTLGKDGEYNFFVDPIKAAVRTPDFMAAQIAKGASVEETLKSYLKLELTSEEIQSVKNAAKDADVTTIDNAIEAIMNNRSFTGWTTGGHTGDDVPVYAYGPASHRFSGLIDNTNNAEIIFDILKKHK, from the coding sequence ATCTTCCTCATCGGTGACGGCATGGGAACGGCTTATACTTCCGCTTACCGTTATATGAAGGATGACCCTTCGACTAAGATCATGGAGAAGACGGTATTTGATCCTTATCTAGTAGGCGCTCAAATGACCTATCCGGACGACAACACACAAAACGTAACGGATTCGGCTTCCGCGGCGACCGCAATGTCTGCTGGTGTGAAAACGTATAACGCAGCTATTGCTGTCGATAATGACCATACTGAAGTGAAAACGGTATTGGAGCAAGCCAAGGAAAATGGAAAGTCCACTGGACTTGTAGCTACCTCAGAGATCACTCATGCTACACCTGCTGCCTTCGGCGCTCATGACATAAGCAGGAAGAATATGGATGCCATCGCAGATGATTATTATGATGAATTGATTAATGGCGAGCACAAAGTTGATGTACTTTTAGGTGGAGGAAAAAGCAATTTTGTACGTGATGATCGTGACTTGACCCGTGAGTTTGAACAAGCCGGTTTTAGCTACGTGACTGATCGCAGTGCCCTTCTCAAGGATACAAATAAACAGATTCTCGGATTATTTGCTGACGGAGGAATGGACAAGTTGATTGACCGTACTAGTGAAACGCCTTCGCTGGCTGAAATGACAACTACAGCCATTGATCGCCTGAGCTCAAACGAAAATGGATTTTTCCTCATGGTTGAAGGAAGCCAGATTGACTGGGCGGGCCATGATAATGACATCGTTGGTGCTATGAGCGAAATGGAGGATTTTGCTGCAGCATTCGAGGCGGCTATTGATTTTGCCAAAGAAGATGGAGAGACACTTGTGGTAGCAACCGCTGACCATTCCACTGGTGGACTTACGCTCGGGAAAGACGGGGAATATAACTTTTTCGTAGATCCGATCAAAGCCGCTGTACGCACTCCTGACTTCATGGCAGCTCAAATCGCTAAAGGGGCTTCTGTGGAAGAAACACTGAAGAGCTATCTCAAACTTGAGTTAACTTCCGAGGAGATTCAATCGGTTAAAAATGCAGCTAAAGACGCAGATGTCACGACGATCGACAATGCCATCGAAGCCATTATGAATAACCGCTCGTTCACTGGCTGGACGACAGGCGGACATACGGGAGACGACGTGCCAGTCTACGCTTACGGTCCGGCAAGTCATCGATTCTCCGGCCTGATCGACAATACGAATAATGCAGAGATCATTTTTGATATCTTGAAGAAGCATAAATAA